A part of Arachis hypogaea cultivar Tifrunner chromosome 12, arahy.Tifrunner.gnm2.J5K5, whole genome shotgun sequence genomic DNA contains:
- the LOC112726977 gene encoding uncharacterized protein, protein MFPTITYNPPEDSLSQDVIATVEKSMKKYADNLMRFLEGISSRLSQLELYCYNLDKSIGEMRSYLNRDHGEQDLKLKALEKHLQEVHRSVQILRDKQELADTQKELAKLQLAQKESSSSSHLEERSSPSTTDPKKIDSASDAHNQQLALALSHQIPPQQQQPQPAAPHAQAPVANASQATQQPTYYMQQPPTPLPNPPAAPQLFQNQYLPLTNQQYQTPQLQQDMSRVTPQPTPSQVTPSPAVQQFPQYQQPQQQQQQPQQPQPPQQQWAQQVPSSQPPSMPPQIRCSSSQTKNLQ, encoded by the exons ATGTTTCCTACTATTACCTACAATCCGCCTGAAGATTCTCTAAGCCAAGATGTGATTGCAACTGTGGAGAAGAGCATGAAAAAATATGCTGACAACCTCATGCGATTTCTTGAGGGAATTAGTTCAAGGTTATCCCAATTGGAATTATATTGCTACAATCTTGACAAATCTATTGGAGAAATGAGATCTTATTTAAATCGTGACCATGGGGAGCAAGATTTAAAGCTCAAGGCCCTTGAAAAACATCTTCAAGAG GTTCATAGATCTGTACAAATTTTAAGAGACAAGCAAGAGCTAGCTGACACTCAGAAAGAATTAGCCAAGCTTCAACTTGCTCagaaggaatcatcttcctcAAGCCACTTAGAGGAGAGATCATCGCCTTCTACAACAGATCCTAAAAAGATTGATAGTGCATCTGATGCACACAACCAGCAGTTAGCTCTTGCACTTTCTCATCAAATTCCCCCACAGCAGCAGCAGCCGCAACCGGCTGCACCCCATGCTCAAGCTCCAGTAGCAAATGCGTCCCAAGCCACCCAACAACCTACTTATTACATGCAGCAACCCCCCACTCCATTGCCAAACCCTCCAGCTGCTCCCCAGCTCTTTCAGAATCAGTATTTACCATTGACAAATCAACAATACCAAACACCCCAACTTCAACAAGACATGTCGCGGGTGACTCCACAACCAACACCATCTCAGGTAACCCCATCCCCAGCTGTGCAACAGTTCCCTCAGTATCAGCAGCCACAGCAACAACAGCAGCAGCCGCAGCAGCCGCAGCCACCCCAGCAGCAGTGGGCTCAGCAGGTGCCATCTTCACAGCCTCCCTCAATGCCACCCCAGATAAGATGCTCATCGAGCCAAACAAAAAATTTGCAATGA